One window from the genome of Bufo bufo chromosome 4, aBufBuf1.1, whole genome shotgun sequence encodes:
- the LOC120997129 gene encoding oocyte zinc finger protein XlCOF6.1-like — translation MAGASHYIIHDENSSDSDVCWLGPEDLGHLSDYKREDVWDVYSHERSFKRTFSSDEDVSCIDLYEDVTSINHQSNLQTKSNLRHMVSKRGRRAYKPRERIQSSDRSSPEKSIARERSTIDSAGNITLMTETIYKCNNCDKTFFTRSGYRKHQRNHSEDSSLTCSECGEIFKDLTTYSLHKEAHEERKPWSCTVCHKCFRLQSHLNKHERTHTEERPYTCNICGNCFGQSSNLTTHMKTHVGEKSYACSECGKSFARNFELEAHMIVHSQEVLAFSEYKKGFQRSFHQREVERYTCSECNKCFSSNSDLILHQRDHTGDKPYSCVICGEKFCSAPSCLRRKKTQSGGKTFLCGGCGRNFSNRDSYTSHSCVLIN, via the exons ATGGCTGGAGCATCACACTACATAATCCATGACGAGAATTCGTCTGACTCTGATGTCTGCTG GTTGGGTCCTGAAGACTTGGGTCATCTGTCTGATTATAAAAGAGAAGATGTGTGGGATGTCTATTCTCATGAGAGGTCTTTCAAAAGAACATTCAGTTCAG ATGAAGATGTAAGCTGCATAGATCTGTACGAAGACGTTACATCCATCAACCACCAATCAAATTTACAAACCAAATCCAACCTCAGACATATGGTTAGCAAACGTGGGAGAAGAGCTTACAAGCCTCGTGAACGAATACAAAGTTCTGATAGGTCTTCCCCTGAAAAGTCAATTGCGAGAGAAAGAAGCACCATTGATTCTGCTGGGAACATTACATTAATGACAGAGACCATCTACAAATGCAATAACTGTGATAAAACGTTCTTCACCCGATCAGGGTATCGGAAACATCAGAGGAACCACTCAGAGGACAGTAGTCTTACCTGTAGTGAGTGTGGGGAGATTTTCAAAGACTTGACAACATACAGTCTCCATAAAGAAGCTCATGAGGAAAGAAAACCATGGTCTTGTACAGTATGTCACAAATGTTTTCGGCTTCAGTCCCACCTGAACAAACATGAAAGAACCCACACGGAAGAAAGACCCTACACGTGTAACATATGTGGAAATTGCTTTGGTCAAAGTTCCAACCTTACTACTCATATGAAGACCCACGTGGGAGAAAAGTCATATGCATGCAGTGAGTGTGGGAAGTCTTTCGCTCGTAACTTTGAGCTGGAGGCCCACATGATAGTGCACTCTCAAGAGGTCTTAGCTTTCTCAGAATATAAGAAAGGTTTCCAAAGAAGCTTCCACCAGAGGGAGGTAGAGAGATATACCTGTTCCGAGTGCAACAAGTGTTTCAGCAGCAATTCTGATCTGATTTTGCACCAGAGAGATCATACTGGAGATAAACCTTACTCCTGTGTTATATGTGGGGAAAAGTTCTGCAGTGCGCCAAGTTGTTTGAGACGCAAGAAGACGCAGTCTGGGGGCAAGACTTTTCTATGCGGTGGCTGTGGGAGAAACTTTAGCAACAGGGACAGTTACACAAGTCACTCATGTGTTCTCATAAATTAA